One window of Papaver somniferum cultivar HN1 chromosome 9, ASM357369v1, whole genome shotgun sequence genomic DNA carries:
- the LOC113314149 gene encoding putative serine/threonine-protein kinase-like protein CCR3 — protein MKIITLLTVIFITDFTLFTLLVNGYGSSSTLAIGHGSQTVCGIVAEESRQRIQCFGRNGSVLIQPNFSYEGISGGKDFFCGLSSGGSSFFCWDSVFSVKRVYFNTSVRLRDLSVGEDHVCAIRNDTGFVDCWRGQNGNFPSPVIPEKFQSLTSGNGFSCGILSSNQTIHCWRIKNDIAFDIQNKFGNISMLSLNAGDSHVCGFSTNGSLICNGNNASGQLDFPSSLNSTGVLESSSLALGLNHTCAITKPNSSVVCWGGNGGFTGNVTQGVPFESLVAGSDFTCGLTTANLSVICWGAGFSMNTTTNSSNGLPLPKIIPGPCTQSLCSCGVYPDSDTLCSGSGNICRQCESDIKTPSTPPPLPPSPSSPPQEPRRQTFWTARNKGLLAFAIVGSVGTLLGICTLIYCLRVGICCCRQKKIHNSVQPTITRGNSNPTQSGSGSLTPPFSRSSTIRRQTSLAMRRQRSGTSSIRGDRAQEFSLSDLALATNQFSLENKIGGGSFGLVYKGKLSDGRKVAIKRVENSSKLKKLQEKESAFQTELEFLSRLHHKHLVGLVGFCVEKDERLLVYEYMKNGALYDHLHSMSNVEKSSSIFNSWKMRIKVVLDAARGIEYLHVYAVPPIIHRDIKSSNILLDATWTGKVSDFGLSLMGPEVEGESMSMKAAGTVGYMDPEYYSLNVLTPKTDIYCLGVVLLEVLTGKRAILKDEDDGGNLIRMVEFVVPKIANGELWDLLDVRVGKPEGNEAEAVELAAYTALRCVSVEGKDRPTISDIVANLDRALLLCEEMDFDGITIVSE, from the coding sequence ATGAAGATTATTACACTTTTAACAGTAATCTTCATTACTGATTTTACTTTATTTACGCTACTTGTTAATGGTTATGGTTCTTCTTCAACTCTAGCTATTGGTCATGGTTCACAAACTGTTTGTGGAATTGTCGCTGAAGAATCAAGACAAAGAATTCAGTGTTTTGGAAGAAATGGAAGTGTTTTGATTCAACCCAATTTTTCTTATGAAGGAATTTCTGGTGGGAAGGATTTTTTCTGTGGATTAAGTTCAGGTGGGTCTAGTTTTTTCTGTTGGGATTCTGTGTTTTCAGTTAAAAGGGTGTACTTTAATACTAGTGTTAGATTGAGAGATTTATCAGTTGGAGAAGATCATGTTTGTGCAATTAGAAATGATACTGGTTTTGTGGATTGCTGGAGAGGTCAAAATGGTAACTTTCCTTCTCCGGTGATTCCAGAAAAGTTTCAGTCTTTAACTTCTGGTAATGGTTTTTCTTGTGGGATTTTGAGTAGTAATCAAACAATTCATTGTTGGAGGATTAAAAAtgatattgcttttgatattcaGAACAAATTTGGTAATATATCCATGTTGAGTTTAAATGCTGGAGACTCTCATGTTTGTGGTTTTAGTACAAACGGTTCTTTGATTTGTAATGGAAATAATGCTTCAGGGCAGTTGGATTTTCCTAGTTCATTGAATTCTACTGGAGTTTTGGAGAGTTCTAGTTTAGCATTGGGATTGAATCATACTTGTGCTATTACAAAACCAAACAGTTCTGTTGTTTGTTGGGGAGGTAATGGGGGATTTACAGGAAATGTTACACAAGGTGTACCATTTGAGTCATTGGTTGCTGGTTCCGATTTTACTTGCGGATTAACAACGGCGAATCTTTCAGTTATTTGTTGGGGAGCTGGTTTTTCTATGAATACTACTACTAATTCAAGTAATGGCCTTCCGTTGCCGAAGATTATTCCAGGTCCGTGTACTCAATCTTTATGTAGCTGTGGTGTGTATCCTGATTCAGATACACTATGTTCTGGTTCTGGAAATATTTGCAGACAATGTGAAAGTGACATTAAAACTCCATCGACACCCCCGCCATTGCCGCCTTCACCATCATCGCCACCTCAGGAACCAAGGAGACAAACATTTTGGACAGCTAGGAACAAGGGTTTATTGGCATTTGCAATTGTTGGATCAGTTGGAACTCTTTTGGGTATTTGTACTCTAATTTACTGTCTTCGGGTTGGAATTTGTTGTTGTCGACAAAAAAAGATTCATAATTCAGTGCAACCTACAATTACTAGAGGCAATTCTAATCCTACCCAAAGTGGAAGTGGTTCTTTAACTCCTCCATTTTCAAGATCATCCACCATTAGACGCCAGACTTCGCTAGCAATGAGACGCCAACGAAGCGGGACTTCATCAATTCGTGGCGATAGAGCTCAGGAATTTTCTCTGTCAGACCTTGCTTTAGCTACCAATCAGTTCTCCCTGGAAAACAAAATTGGTGGAGGAAGTTTTGGATTAGTCTACAAGGGAAAGCTCAGCGATGGCCGCAAAGTTGCCATTAAAAGAGTTGAAAATAGTTCCAAGCTTAAGAAACTGCAAGAGAAAGAATCTGCATTTCAAACAGAATTAGAATTCTTATCGCGTCTCCATCACAAACATCTAGTTGGGTTGGTGGGATTCTGTGTAGAGAAAGATGAGAGGCTTCTTGTTTATGAATACATGAAGAATGGTGCACTCTATGATCATTTACACTCAATGAGCAACGTTGAGAAAAGTAGTAGTATTTTCAACTCTTGGAAAATGAGGATCAAAGTTGTATTAGACGCCGCTAGAGGGATCGAATATCTTCATGTCTATGCGGTTCCACCTATAATTcacagagatatcaagtcatCCAATATCTTACTAGATGCAACTTGGACTGGCAAAGTATCTGATTTCGGGTTATCACTAATGGGACCTGAAGTAGAAGGAGAGTCTATGTCGATGAAGGCAGCTGGAACAGTTGGGTATATGGATCCGGAGTATTACAGCCTGAATGTATTGACTCCAAAAACCGATATTTATTGCTTGGGTGTAGTGTTGTTGGAGGTATTAACTGGTAAGAGAGCGATTTTGAAAGACGAAGACGACGGAGGAAATTTGATTAGAATGGTAGAATTTGTAGTTCCGAAGATTGCGAATGGAGAGTTGTGGGATTTGTTAGATGTGAGAGTAGGGAAACCGGAGGGGAATGAAgctgaggcagtggagttggcggctTACACAGCTTTGCGTTGTGTGAGTGTTGAAGGGAAAGACCGGCCAACGATTTCTGATATCGTAGCTAATCTTGACAGAGCTCTACTACTTTGTGAGGAGATGGATTTTGATGGCATCACCATTGTTTCAGAGTGA
- the LOC113314150 gene encoding phosphoinositide phospholipase C 2-like isoform X2 has translation MTAPLSHYFIYTGHNSYLTGNQISSKCSDVPIIQALQKGVRVIELDLWPNSSKDNIDVVHGWTLTTRIDLIKCLRSIKEYAFVASPYPVVITLEDHLTPDLQSKVAKMITETYGKMLFNPAKEGSAESHSPESLKYRILISTKPPKKRQEPKDIKEMEMGSHHQKDEPWGEEVSDLEKSHKPKKDREENEDSDDGGESALQLIAPPKYEALIAIHGAKSKGEMHEVLRVVPDKTCRISWNELKFKKATETHKSHVVRFTQKNFLRIYPKGSRITSSNYNPLMGWIHGAQMVALNMQGYGRSLWMMHGMFRANGGSGYVKKPQFLLDDSGPYHHFSHFNDSLPVAKTLKVNLYMGEGWHLDFKHTHFDLFSPPDFYTKIGIAGVKCDSVLMQTETINDDWTPVWDQEFVFPLSVPELALLRVEVHESDPTGKDDFGGQTCLPVSELRAGIRAVPLYSRKGEKYKSVKLLMKFEFC, from the exons ATGACTGCACCACTGTCACATTATTTCATATACACGGGCCACAATTCGTACTTAACCGGGAATCAAATAAGTAGTAAATGCAGCGACGTTCCGATCATACAGGCTCTGCAGAAAGGAGTAAGAGTGATCGAGCTAGATTTATGGCCAAATTCATCGAAAGATAACATCGATGTTGTTCATGGATG GACGCTAACAACTCGAATTGATCTCATAAAATGTTTGAGATCTATCAAAGAATATGCTTTTGTCGCTTCACCATACCCTGTTGTAATAACTCTAGAAGACCATCTTACTCCGGATCTTCAGTCAAAAGTAGCCAAG ATGATAACTGAAACATATGGAAAGATGTTGTTTAACCCTGCCAAAGAAGGCTCAGCAGAATCCCATTCACCCGAATCGTTGAAATATCGGATCCTTATCTCAACTAAACCACCAAAAAAGCGCCAAGAACCTAAGGATATCAAGGAAATGGAGATGGGTTCGCACCACCAAAAGGACGAACCATGGGGAGAGGAAGTTTCTGACCTTGAAAAAAGCCATAAG CCAAAGAAAGATCGCGAGGAGAACGAAGATTCAGATGATGGTGGAGAGTCTGCATTGCAGCTCATTGCACCACCCAAGTATGAAGCTCTAATCGCAATTCATGGTGCAAAAAGTAAGGGTGAAATGCATGAAGTCTTAAGGGTGGTTCCTGACAAAACATGTCGTATTAGCTGGAACGAACTGAAATTCAAAAAAGCCACAGAGACTCATAAATCTCATGTAGTCAG GTTCACACAGAAGAATTTTCTTAGGATTTATCCCAAAGGTAGTAGAATTACCTCATCAAATTACAACCCGTTAATGGGGTGGATTCATGGAGCTCAAATGGTTGCGCTTAATATGCAG GGATATGGAAGGTCACTCTGGATGATGCACGGAATGTTTAGAGCCAACGGAGGGTCTGGCTATGTCAAAAAACCGCAATTTCTGCTTGATGATTCTGGTCCATATCACCATTTTTCCCATTTTAATGACAGTTTGCCGGTGGCAAAAACCTTAAAG GTGAACTTATACATGGGAGAAGGGTGGCACTTGGATTTCAAACATACACATTTTGATTTGTTCTCCCCGCCAGATTTCTACACAAAG ATTGGTATTGCTGGCGTGAAATGTGATTCGGTACTGATGCAAACGGAAACAATCAACGATGATTGGACACCTGTATGGGATCAAGAATTTGTATTCCCGTTATCTGTTCCTGAGCTTGCTTTGCTTCGAGTTGAAGTCCATGAATCTGATCCGACAGGGAAGGATGATTTTGGAGGGCAGACTTGTTTACCCGTTTCCGAGCTGCGAGCAGGGATCAGAGCAGTTCCATTATACAGCCGCAAGGGAGAGAAATATAAATCAGTAAAGCTTCTTATGAAAttcgaattttgttga
- the LOC113314150 gene encoding phosphoinositide phospholipase C 2-like isoform X1: MASKQNFTVCCCFNRSYKLRASEAPKDVINLFNQYSVNGIMTVDNFQDFLFHYEGEKDTTKERAQKIMDEVLKQQHHHVKIFHRKDVFNLEAFFRFLFGDSNPPLLPQVHHDMTAPLSHYFIYTGHNSYLTGNQISSKCSDVPIIQALQKGVRVIELDLWPNSSKDNIDVVHGWTLTTRIDLIKCLRSIKEYAFVASPYPVVITLEDHLTPDLQSKVAKMITETYGKMLFNPAKEGSAESHSPESLKYRILISTKPPKKRQEPKDIKEMEMGSHHQKDEPWGEEVSDLEKSHKPKKDREENEDSDDGGESALQLIAPPKYEALIAIHGAKSKGEMHEVLRVVPDKTCRISWNELKFKKATETHKSHVVRFTQKNFLRIYPKGSRITSSNYNPLMGWIHGAQMVALNMQGYGRSLWMMHGMFRANGGSGYVKKPQFLLDDSGPYHHFSHFNDSLPVAKTLKVNLYMGEGWHLDFKHTHFDLFSPPDFYTKIGIAGVKCDSVLMQTETINDDWTPVWDQEFVFPLSVPELALLRVEVHESDPTGKDDFGGQTCLPVSELRAGIRAVPLYSRKGEKYKSVKLLMKFEFC; encoded by the exons ATGGCGAGTAAGCAGAATTTCACAGTCTGTTGTTGTTTCAACAGATCGTATAAACTAAGAGCATCTGAAGCACCAAAAGATGTAATAAACTTATTCAACCAATACTCAGTTAATGGTATCATGACTGTTGATAATTTCCAGGATTTCTTATTCCACTACGAAGGTGAAAAGGATACAACAAAAGAACGCGCACAAAAGATTATGGATGAAGTACTGAAACAACAACACCATCATGTTAAGATTTTTCATAGAAAAGATGTTTTTAATCTGGAAGCTTTCTTCAGGTTTCTCTTCGGTGATTCTAATCCTCCTCTTTTGCCCCAG GTTCACCATGATATGACTGCACCACTGTCACATTATTTCATATACACGGGCCACAATTCGTACTTAACCGGGAATCAAATAAGTAGTAAATGCAGCGACGTTCCGATCATACAGGCTCTGCAGAAAGGAGTAAGAGTGATCGAGCTAGATTTATGGCCAAATTCATCGAAAGATAACATCGATGTTGTTCATGGATG GACGCTAACAACTCGAATTGATCTCATAAAATGTTTGAGATCTATCAAAGAATATGCTTTTGTCGCTTCACCATACCCTGTTGTAATAACTCTAGAAGACCATCTTACTCCGGATCTTCAGTCAAAAGTAGCCAAG ATGATAACTGAAACATATGGAAAGATGTTGTTTAACCCTGCCAAAGAAGGCTCAGCAGAATCCCATTCACCCGAATCGTTGAAATATCGGATCCTTATCTCAACTAAACCACCAAAAAAGCGCCAAGAACCTAAGGATATCAAGGAAATGGAGATGGGTTCGCACCACCAAAAGGACGAACCATGGGGAGAGGAAGTTTCTGACCTTGAAAAAAGCCATAAG CCAAAGAAAGATCGCGAGGAGAACGAAGATTCAGATGATGGTGGAGAGTCTGCATTGCAGCTCATTGCACCACCCAAGTATGAAGCTCTAATCGCAATTCATGGTGCAAAAAGTAAGGGTGAAATGCATGAAGTCTTAAGGGTGGTTCCTGACAAAACATGTCGTATTAGCTGGAACGAACTGAAATTCAAAAAAGCCACAGAGACTCATAAATCTCATGTAGTCAG GTTCACACAGAAGAATTTTCTTAGGATTTATCCCAAAGGTAGTAGAATTACCTCATCAAATTACAACCCGTTAATGGGGTGGATTCATGGAGCTCAAATGGTTGCGCTTAATATGCAG GGATATGGAAGGTCACTCTGGATGATGCACGGAATGTTTAGAGCCAACGGAGGGTCTGGCTATGTCAAAAAACCGCAATTTCTGCTTGATGATTCTGGTCCATATCACCATTTTTCCCATTTTAATGACAGTTTGCCGGTGGCAAAAACCTTAAAG GTGAACTTATACATGGGAGAAGGGTGGCACTTGGATTTCAAACATACACATTTTGATTTGTTCTCCCCGCCAGATTTCTACACAAAG ATTGGTATTGCTGGCGTGAAATGTGATTCGGTACTGATGCAAACGGAAACAATCAACGATGATTGGACACCTGTATGGGATCAAGAATTTGTATTCCCGTTATCTGTTCCTGAGCTTGCTTTGCTTCGAGTTGAAGTCCATGAATCTGATCCGACAGGGAAGGATGATTTTGGAGGGCAGACTTGTTTACCCGTTTCCGAGCTGCGAGCAGGGATCAGAGCAGTTCCATTATACAGCCGCAAGGGAGAGAAATATAAATCAGTAAAGCTTCTTATGAAAttcgaattttgttga